A window of Ruminiclostridium herbifermentans genomic DNA:
AACAGATGAAGAGGTAAGGTCACTTATTGAAGATGCTAAGGCTGGAGACAGGCAAGCACAGACAATATTAGTTGAAAAAAATATGGGTCTTATTTGGAGTATTGTAAAAAGATTTCAAAATAGAGGCTATGAAATTGATGATTTGTTTCAAATAGGTAGTATTGGACTAATTAAAGCCATTAATAAGTTTGATTCAGCTTATAATGTAAAGTTTTCTACATATGCCGTTCCTATGATTATTGGAGAAATAAAAAGGTTTATCAGAGATGATGGGATAATAAAGGTTAGTAGATCCCTCAAAGAAATCTCTTCAAGAGCTCGAATAACGAAAGAGATTATGTGCAAGGAACTTGGTAGAGAGCCTACAATAACAGAAATTGCTTCAAAAATGAATGTTTCTGCAGAAGAATTAGTTATGGCTTTTGAAGCGGGATGTTCTCCTGAATCGTTATATAGTACTATTGGGGAAGGTGACAACTCACCAATATTGCTAATAGATAGAATAAATGCTGATAATAATAGCAGCGAGATAGACTTAATTGATAAAATTGCAATAAGGCAGATTCTAGATACATTAGATACAAGAGAGCGGCAAATAATAATATTGCGATATTTTAAAGAAAAGACACAGGTACAGATAGCAAAGCTTCTTGGGATTTCACAAGTACAGGTATCTCGTATAGAGAAAAAAATTTTAAACGATATTAAGCTAAAAATGATAGCAAATAACAATTGACATATGATATGAGGATATGAAAATGTTTAAAACTGCAAACTTACAAAAGAAGAAAGTTTTTTTGATTATGTTAGCAATACTCATCTTGTGTGGAGTTATTTCCCTTATTGTGTTTTTTTGTATGGATAATGTTGAAACTCCTAATAAGGCGGTTTATGTATATGAGTTAGAACAGCTATAAGGCTTGATGCATTTCTTTATTTATAGACTTTATTGGAAATAATAGTTTTATAGAAATTATAATAATTTAAATTTATTTTGTAAAAAATAAGATATAGAAATATATCTTATTTTTATTTTTGTAAAAATCAATAGTAGATTCATTTTATGCTATTTGAAGAGCAAAATTCTTGATATTAAATTGGAATTATTAGAGAATGTCAAAATTAGCTGCATTAAAAAAGGCTTATTACCAAATACAAAAATTAACAAGATAGAAGGAGTATATTATGGATTTATATTGACTAAATTAATGTTGGTATGTAGCTAGAATATATAATGCTGTTTATTCGGACAAAGCAGAAGACATAATTAGATATATGCTGTTTATTTGGAAAATTAGAAGGTACAACTGGCTATATGTTGATTTTTTGCACAAAAGTTTTTATTGCGTTGTTTTGTTAGAAATAAAAATATATTTATGCCAATAATACAGGTGATTTGATGATTATTTACAAAATTGAATTATATATAAGGTGTGGGAGGTTAGTATGAAACAGGTTTTTACTAAGGAAGAGTATGCAGAATATGTGAAAAGTGTTTCTCCAAACTCGAAATTGTTTACTAATATGATAAAAGCATTTGTTGTAGGAGGATTAATTTGTGATATTGGACAATTTATTACGAATGTACTTAAGGGAAGAGGATTAGATGTAGAAATGGTATCTAGTATTACCAGCATAATTATGATTTTTTTAGGGGCATTGTTGACTGCTCTAAATGTATATAATTTAATTGGAAAATTTGCAGGTGCAGGTTCAATTGTGCCAATTACAGGTTTTGCAAATTCAGTAGTTTCGCCAGCTATGGAATTTAAAACTGAGGGATTTATTATGGGAATGGGAGCAAAAATGTTTGTAATTGCCGGACC
This region includes:
- the sigF gene encoding RNA polymerase sporulation sigma factor SigF, whose translation is MKEITDEEVRSLIEDAKAGDRQAQTILVEKNMGLIWSIVKRFQNRGYEIDDLFQIGSIGLIKAINKFDSAYNVKFSTYAVPMIIGEIKRFIRDDGIIKVSRSLKEISSRARITKEIMCKELGREPTITEIASKMNVSAEELVMAFEAGCSPESLYSTIGEGDNSPILLIDRINADNNSSEIDLIDKIAIRQILDTLDTRERQIIILRYFKEKTQVQIAKLLGISQVQVSRIEKKILNDIKLKMIANNN
- the spoVAC gene encoding stage V sporulation protein AC — translated: MKQVFTKEEYAEYVKSVSPNSKLFTNMIKAFVVGGLICDIGQFITNVLKGRGLDVEMVSSITSIIMIFLGALLTALNVYNLIGKFAGAGSIVPITGFANSVVSPAMEFKTEGFIMGMGAKMFVIAGPVIVFGICSAMVVGVIHYFISFL